The following coding sequences lie in one Cronobacter universalis NCTC 9529 genomic window:
- a CDS encoding winged helix-turn-helix domain-containing protein yields MKTIRAKILAIMQAGKVMTTTEIADRTGNTLEAVRSVLNRMKRDGELTGTSQNPKRWRLVDSVNHRAELIRCVKEFGALTAIQASEITGLSPVYCINTMRVLEMNGELTRKYVHTELSDGRKTRCYEYYPAPERKPINQAAAISPFAKLITSRIGA; encoded by the coding sequence ATGAAAACGATACGAGCAAAAATTCTCGCCATCATGCAGGCAGGGAAGGTCATGACCACGACCGAAATAGCTGACCGGACAGGAAATACGTTAGAGGCTGTGCGCAGCGTACTCAATCGAATGAAGCGCGACGGAGAGCTTACCGGAACAAGTCAGAACCCCAAGCGCTGGCGTCTGGTCGATTCCGTTAACCACAGAGCCGAGCTAATCCGCTGCGTGAAAGAGTTCGGCGCGCTCACTGCAATTCAGGCCAGCGAAATTACCGGCCTTTCTCCGGTGTATTGCATCAACACCATGCGGGTGCTGGAGATGAACGGCGAGCTGACACGGAAGTATGTCCACACCGAGCTATCAGATGGCCGCAAGACACGCTGCTACGAGTATTACCCGGCACCTGAGCGCAAGCCAATTAACCAAGCTGCGGCGATAAGCCCGTTTGCAAAACTCATCACCTCACGAATCGGAGCCTGA
- a CDS encoding recombination protein NinB, translated as MRKQTFEIRTPLVQQNAIRTIQQLYPDPERPLIVTIQEKTRSVEQNKRLWATLRDVSEQVVWHGMRLDSEDWKHIFTAALKGQRSAPGINGGFVVLGQSTSKMRVSEFSELLELIYAFGAERGVRWSEDAQEAIEWAKRTGRRVAA; from the coding sequence ATGAGGAAACAAACGTTTGAAATCCGCACTCCGCTAGTCCAGCAAAACGCCATCCGTACCATCCAGCAGCTTTACCCCGACCCCGAAAGACCTCTCATCGTGACCATTCAGGAAAAGACGCGCTCAGTAGAGCAGAACAAGCGTCTTTGGGCCACGCTGCGCGATGTGTCTGAACAGGTCGTCTGGCATGGCATGAGGCTCGATAGCGAAGACTGGAAGCACATCTTCACGGCAGCGCTTAAGGGGCAGCGCTCAGCGCCAGGCATCAACGGCGGCTTTGTCGTGCTCGGGCAGTCGACCAGCAAGATGCGCGTAAGCGAATTCAGCGAGCTTCTGGAGCTGATTTACGCATTCGGTGCAGAGAGAGGCGTCCGGTGGAGCGAGGACGCTCAGGAAGCAATTGAGTGGGCCAAACGAACAGGAAGAAGGGTGGCGGCATGA